From Triticum aestivum cultivar Chinese Spring chromosome 7B, IWGSC CS RefSeq v2.1, whole genome shotgun sequence:
TGCCTCCTGCTGTAAGTTTCTTCTGCTTTGTTTTTCTTTATGACGCTGCTTCTTCAAGACTTGATTCCTTCTTGGTTGCAGATTTACATGTCCGAGGCAACGGCCGCCCTCCTGGGGCCGGGTGATAACCTCCAGGCGGACAGGGCAGAGAGTGatttggacgaccccgacttgggggtggccgcccTGGTCGATGACGCgacaggcggcggcggcagagcggacggcggtggcggagcaggaggctccgagggaggcggcggcatggagacctggcctgacgacgacgaagacgaagacgagccgCGCCCCGCCCGGAGCTCTgccaccaccggcgccggccccTCTTCTGGGCCGCCTGCCCCaggcggcaagcgcaagcggaaaCAAGGCTCGACCCTGTTCGGCAGCGCCCCAAAGAAGCCGAAGAATCCGGCCGCGGTGACCAGGCGGAAAGAGACAGCGGCCAGGGCGACCCAATATCAAAGACAACCGAAGGTGCCAGTTATGGTGTCGACATAAGCATCATTTCCTTACTCCTTATTTTTTCATTAATCTGTCATGAAAATCATCTGACTTGTCCTTCTTATTTCAGGGCCCCGCTGACCCTTGAGAAGTCGGGTGCCGGCTCGGTCCTCAGGTCGGCAGCGACTTCCTCGACCAGCCGGCAcatcgacccggccgccgacctccgagagacgacagagcggaatgcgcaggaggcgCGCGACGAGGCagaggccgaccgcctggccaagaagcaggCGGACCTGTCTGCCGCGTCTGTCGCGAGGGCGCTGGCGCAGGCGGAAGCTCAGGCCACGGAGAAGGAATGGCTCGCGGAGGCCGGCCGCCACCGAGAGCCATTATTTGTGGCCCCTCTGAACACTGCGCCGCCTCCGCCTTGCTAAAATATAATCTTGCTTGCTTCCTCATGCACGTAGTAGCCAGGGTACTCAAAATATCTAGACGTCCGTAACATAGTTGCCATGTTTCCGGTATGGTGGGAACGAGGAACGGGAACGGGGGACGAGAGTCGGAGGCTGAAAAAAATAGGGTAAAGCGGGGGTATACATCTCTAGAACGATTTTTGTCAAGCGGAAACTCGATCCAATCAATTCCGGTATGATGAATCCTGTATGGTACCATGGAACGAGGAACATGAATCTTTACTAGTTGGGATGATGAACCCGGTACAACGGTGGATCAACCATACGAACGATGATAAGACATGATATATTTAATTAAAATTTCAGCACGAGTACTTAACAAAATACTTGACTTAACCAAAGTAGCAAACAAGAAAACAGATTGACTAAGGTAACAGACACAATCACTTCAATAGCAGCATCCAAGTGACTCATCTTCCAGGTTTCCAACCAATAAAGTTTCACCAACAGATTAACTCACCATGTACCTTCAATTAAAAGAGAACTATTAGTGACCATAGAATGTAAAGATTGGATTCAATATACTGAAGAGTTCAGATTTAGTACTGGACACTTCCTAGTGTTTCAAGTCCTCTGAATTTTGCGTGGTGGTTCAGTATCAGCTGCTTCATCCTCCAAGCTATCCCAACGCAGCTGCTCAAGCTTCAAGCTTGAATCCTCCAGCAAATCATTCTCAGGCTCAACATCCCACTTATAATGTGGACCTGAATTGTAGCCCTCTGAAAACCTCCTCTTCAGACGCTCGTTTGCATGAATAAAGACAAGCTTATCGGCTGTCGTTGCATTCAGCTTGTTTCTCTTTAAATTATGTATGAATGAGTAGGTACTCCAATTTCTTTCGGCAGAGGAGCTGCTTATTGGCTGAGACAAGACTTTCTTTGCCACCTCACTTAAAGTTGGACTTTGTGAGCCATAATTGAACCACCATTCTGTGGCATTCATCGTGGTTGCATCGGCCTAAACGTCGTCTATTGCATACAAACCTTTCTTCATTATAAAGGTGTTAAGTCCTCACGTAAAAGAGCATACTCTTTTTTATCTTCTGCAATTCTATTTAGAGCCTCTATAACACCTTCTATAACCTCACTGTCATCATTTGGAGCTTTCCTTTGACCACCACCAGGAGCAGGACTTGCAAGATAGGCTTGATCATAATACTTAGGAGAAAGAGCAAATTCTAAGCAATGAAAATGCCAGTTCATCTTTCCCCACCGATAAAGAATAATTTCATTTACCTTCGACCAATCATCTTTGTGAGGGTTATCTTCCCTTGTCATGACTTCTTGCATCTCGCCAAGCATATTGTCCATTCTTTCATATATATCACCAGATTTTGGACCTTCTCCGTCACTGAACTTGATTACCATATATAATGGTTTTGTGATGTCAAGGATGATTTTAATCTCATCCCAAAATGTCTCATCAATGATATTTTGGGCAATCGCATTTGCTGCTGCTCTTGTTTGTACatcacaagccttcaccagttcCTTCCATTTGCTTGTGACAATGGTAGTTGTGAGCGCCTCTCGAACATCCATAAGCCTCTTAAGCACAATATAATGAGAAGAAAATCTTGTTTTTGAGACCTTCAAAAGATCCAACTTGGAGTTGTGTCTAAAGAGATCTTGAAAGTGCTGGTGGTTCCTAAAGAACTTCACAATTGCTTTCCCAGTCTGGTATGTATCAACCATCCAAGcaaacttttttgcaaaatctttgAATACTAGATTCAGTGTGTGAACCACACATGGAGACCAAAATATATGCTTATGCACCTGTCAAATAGAAAGGAGAAACACAATTGGATATACGTGATCCTCAAACTAAAATCAATGTACCGAACAATGAAAAACATACTTTCTCAATTTCTTCACCCGCAACTCTACAATTAGATGCATTATCAGTGATGACCTGAAGGACATTGGAAGGGCCAATCTCCTCAATGGCTTGCAGTAAGAATTGTGCAATGGCTTCACCCGTCTTCTCTTCTCCAGAGAAGTCTTCTGCGTACAGAAACATTGAACCACAGCTATTCGATGCTATTACGTTGATTAATGGATGGTTCTTCATATTTGTCCATCCGTCAGAAACAACAGAGACACCATGGGAATACCTATATACAGTTATAGACACCATGAGACACCATCCGTCAGAAAAAATAGATGATTACAAATGCTAAATGTTTGAGGCTTACCATGTTTGTCTAACCGGAGCCAAATCATTCTCCACCTTTCTCTTACATGCATCTAGAAGAGTAGTCCTAGCCTTCTCATATGCAGGAGGTTTGTATCCCTTTGGTGCTCTCTGGATGGCTGCTACCATTTCATAGTATTGAGGACTTCTCAACACATTAAAGGGAATTCCATTAGCACAAAGGAACAACATTATTTGCATGTCCACTGCATCTCTTTCCACCCCAGCAAAAGCTTCTACTAATTGCTTTTTAGGCGCCGAGCCTGAAGCTTGTACTTTCTCAGGTTGGTAGTACTGTAAATCAAAACAGGGAAAGAGTCATATAGGTGCCAATTGTTGTGGTGTTGTCTGAATAATTTTTCTCATAAAAAGCATTTGCATATACCTTATCATATATTTTCTTATACTTGACGCGATCACTTGCGACAGAGCAGCGAGGAATTTGTTTCGTCTTGCCAGGACCAACACCAAAGAAGTGCTGATGAATTCTTGTATAACTACTCGTGTACTTCTTATCACAATGTTTGCATCGCCAGGGTCTTGATCCACCAGAGTTCTTCCCTTTAGGTGCATCAAGAAAAAATACCTCATCTAGAAGGGATTTAGCAGGTTTTGCAGTACCATGCTCGGCAGATTCATCTTGTTCATCAACGCTATTACGCTCATCATCGGAATTGATGAGatcaacatcatcaccgtcatcctcCTGGATGTCACTCCGATCTGCTAACTTACGTTTTGACCCAAACGCCATTGCAATCTCTGAATAATGAACGGGTTCATATATTACATTCTTACTCACAAAACTGTAATTCAAAGGCAAGATCTGATGAACTGAATGGTGTAGGTTAGGTGTACCTGAATCTGAAAACCGAATGCCTGAATGTCACTGGACTCTTGGATCCTCGAGCAATCAAGTCTTCTGAAGCATCGTTGGTTTTGAATCTGAATTTCTGCTGCTGCATGCGCCTCTGGTCACTGGATGCAGGGAGCAACTGGCTGGGACTgggaggaagagggacgagggagTACTTATACAAGAATTGGCTGGGCTGTGTCGTTGATCCATAAATCATCTGTTTCCCAATGAAATTTATTAGCAGCCTTTTGCTTACTCGAGGAGTTTTTTGGGGGAGTGGAGAAGATCGAGACAGAGAGTAAAACGAGGAGTTGGTGATTGATTTGGCTGATTTTTTTGCTTACCCAATCGATTCACGAACCAGTACTGCCGAGTCGACGAATCTGAATCAACGATCCGGCTGCGGAAACGCCGAATCCGCATCGAATCTTACCGAATCGATCCTCGTTCCCGAATCTGATTCCGGGACCATGAATCCGGATCGAGGGACGGTCCATCGTTCCCCGTTTCCGGCTACTATGGTCCGTAAAAGCATATGCTACACGGGCTAGCTGCAAAGTAAAATATCCTGGTGCATGTCGGCAGAGCTTAGCTGTTAAGGAAGTGTACGTGTTACTAGTAGAATGGTGCATGCATGAGCTGGACATGCAATCAATAAATTCTGGTATGTGGTAGGTTCCCGTGTGTGTACGTGGCTGTACACGTGCAGCTCACAGCAATCTTGTAATCTCCTATATAAGGACTAGAGTCCTTCAGTTGTAACTCAGTCAGTCAACAAGAAATGAAGCTTCTAAGTAGTACTAGTACGTGAGCTTCTCTATCACtagtgcatgtgtgcgtgtgttcaCTGATTCAACTACATGTATGTGCAGCAGCTGCATCTTCTCTCTTTGCTGCTCTCCAATTCTCTTCGCTTGATCCTGGGAAGCTAGATACCCCGTAGTCTAGCTAACATTTGATATCAGAGCTTTGATTTATGCCAAAATACATGCCACCAAAGGAAGATCCTGGAAGCACTGTGGTGCCAACGGCAGCAAAAAGCGGcatcactggtggaaaaagggcctttggtcgcggttcgcaactgccattagtcgcggttgcgcaaccgcgaccagacgggcgcgactaaaggccccccctttagtcgcggttgcttaagaaccgcgactaaaggcccgtccacgtgggcggaggacctttagtcgcggttcttgtggctaaccgcgactaaaggccgccacaggtttttgaaaaaaaaatgattttttttttcaaatttctgaattattttaacctctagtctctaatcaccacccctcatcacttctcaatttattcttttatcacccctcatcattccaaatcatctaacttcccaaccggtcacccatccctctcactactccagcccaagcacgcttaacttccgggttctattctcccacgctccaagtctgcacttgttgttttcctgacaataataagatgtcaatcctattaaccttcaggaattttgcttgagcatgaagtgacacatttcactgtttgagttcgaaactattgttttaaaaaacaataattatttagtaacactaatatttcttgaataattagtttgaccattgtttgtccacagtttgaccacagttgaccacagtttgaccagatttgaccaaaattgaaataattaaaataattatttagtaac
This genomic window contains:
- the LOC123160448 gene encoding uncharacterized protein, which produces MAFGSKRKLADRSDIQEDDGDDVDLINSDDERNSVDEQDESAEHGTAKPAKSLLDEVFFLDAPKGKNSGGSRPWRCKHCDKKYTSSYTRIHQHFFGVGPGKTKQIPRCSVASDRVKYKKIYDKYYQPEKVQASGSAPKKQLVEAFAGVERDAVDMQIMLFLCANGIPFNVLRSPQYYEMVAAIQRAPKGYKPPAYEKARTTLLDACKRKVENDLAPVRQTWYSHGVSVVSDGWTNMKNHPLINVIASNSCGSMFLYAEDFSGEEKTGEAIAQFLLQAIEEIGPSNVLQVITDNASNCRVAGEEIEKVHKHIFWSPCVVHTLNLVFKDFAKKFAWMVDTYQTGKAIVKFFRNHQHFQDLFRHNSKLDLLKVSKTRFSSHYIVLKRLMDVREALTTTIVTSKWKELVKACDVQTRAAANAIAQNIIDETFWDEIKIILDITKPLYMVIKFSDGEGPKSGDIYERMDNMLGEMQEVMTREDNPHKDDWSKVNEIILYRWGKMNWHFHCLEFALSPKYYDQAYLASPAPGGGQRKAPNDDSEVIEGVIEALNRIAEDKKEYALLREDLTPL